One stretch of Argiope bruennichi chromosome 3, qqArgBrue1.1, whole genome shotgun sequence DNA includes these proteins:
- the LOC129964015 gene encoding fungal protease inhibitor-1-like → MNQILFLLLISIVSAEALITCYPGICNGVKCQDVECTECETYVENGGFCGCCPECITYLDEGDQCPVTRFVGGPPPTVKCKDGLICQENEENVYVCTRPRPRTCNN, encoded by the exons ATGAATCAGATTCTTTTTTTGCTTCTGATTTCAATTGTTTCAGCAGAAGCCCTAATTACTTGTTATCCAGGAATATGCAACGGTGTAAAATGTCAGGACGTAGAATGTACGGAATGTGAAACGTACGTCGAAAATGGTGGATTCTGCGGATGTTGTCCAGAATGTATCACATATTTAG atGAAGGAGATCAATGCCCAGTTACACGTTTTGTAGGAGGTCCACCACCAACAGTAAAGTGTAAAGACGGTCTAATTTGCCaagaaaatgaggaaaatgtCTACGTATGCACTCGTCCTCGTCCTCGCACttgcaataattaa
- the LOC129962919 gene encoding KRAB-A domain-containing protein 2-like has translation MEESFINSVIEQLLTYWPELKIVHGKPRHSQSQGSGERANQDVENMLASWMKDNKTIKWSYSLRFVQFMKNKVLHSGIKQSPFKAMFEIEPRVGMTTSILPSDIIKTIEDENELQKIFENMNADE, from the coding sequence ATGGAAGAGAGTTTTATAAATTCAGTTATAGAGCAGTTACTTACGTATTGGCCAGAATTGAAGATTGTTCATGGGAAGCCTCGTCATAGCCAGTCGCAGGGTTCGGGTGAGAGGGCCAATCAAGATGTAGAAAATATGTTGGCTTCATGGATGAAGGACAATAAAACTATAAAGTGGTCTTATAGTCTTCGTTTTGTCCAATTCATGAAAAACAAAGTTCTACATTCAGGAATTAAACAATCACCATTCAAAGCTATGTTTGAGATTGAACCAAGAGTTGGAATGACAACTTCAATTTTgccatcagatattataaaaactatcgaAGACGAGAatgaacttcagaaaattttcgaGAATATGAACGCAGATGAATAA